The sequence CCTTCTCTACAAAGCCAGAGTGGCTGCAAGCTGAGATGACACAGAGAAATGTTATGTCGTTAGGCTTTACATGCCCCTTCCGCATTTCCTCAAACAATTCAACAGCTTCCTTTCCAAATCCATGAGTGCCATATCCATCTATCATGGCATTCCATGTTGTAACATGCCTATCATCCATCATGTCAAATAACTTTCTTGCCGTGTGAACTGCTCCACATTTTGCATACATGTCAACAAGTGCAGTGGCTACAAAAACATTCCTGTCCAAACAGGTTCTTACAGAAAATCCATGTATCCACTTAGCTTGGCGCAATACTGATAACTCAGCAAGAGCAGTAGAAACACTTACCATTGTAAATGAGTCGGGTTTGATGTTCTGCAGATGCATTTCACAAAAATGAGTTAATGCATCCATTACACATCCATTTTGTGCATAGCCCAATATCATAGCATTCCACGAGACTAGTGTTCTCTCTTTCAGGTTTTCGAACAATTCGGCTGCAATATCCACTCTTTGGCACTTGCAATACATTGAAATCAACGAGTTAACAACTGCAACATTAGAACCAAGACCTAGTTGGTTGACTAATTCGTGAACATATTGCCCAAGCTCAATATTCTTTGATTCACCACACGCATGTAAAGTGCTCATAATAGTCACATTCGTCGGTTTGTATCCTTCATCCAACATTCTCCGAAAGATGATAAGAGCTTCATCATAATATCCATTCCGTGCATATCCATCTATCATAGCATTCAACGATACAACCGTCTTAGAATCCATCCTATCAAAAACCAACCTAGCAATATCCACTGACCCACATTTAGCATACATATCCACCAAAGCAGTCAAGACATTCACAAGCGACTCAAAACCATTTCTAAAAACATATCCATGAATCGACTTCCCCACTCGCAAGGACCCAATCGCAGCACAAGCAGGCAAAATGGACACAACCGTTACCGAATCCGGCCTATTACCCCCTTCCTCCTGCTGCATCCTCACAACCAACTCCAACGCCCTTTTTGGCATCCCGTTTTGTGCATATCCTGAACTAACAGTATTCCAACAAACCAAATCTCTCtcaggcattctatcaaacatctTATATGCATCACCAACCATCCCACATTTCGCATAAAGATTCACAACACTAGTCATCGCAAACAAACTATCCGAAAACCCATGAAGAATCAACTGTGCATGTACCTGCTTAccctttaaaacatcaaaattatccGCACAAGCTTTTAACAAATAGTTAAAATTATATATCACCGGCGTTACATTATCATATCTCAAACGAGCGTAAAAACCCAACGAACAATCCAAAGAAGAGTAATGGGTATGGCCTTTAAGCATCGTATGATACATTGGTTCATTTTTGAGCTTAGCAAAATCGAACACTTTGGTGGCATCATTAAGGCTACCATATTTGGTGAATAAGCTAACTAATTTTGTTTCGAAAAGATGTTCGTTATATAGACCATTCTTGATAATCTGAGGGAGAATTTGGTGAAGTTCTTTCATCGAATTGCAAAGCTCGAGGAGGATTGCTGTTGGGTGTTTGTATATATGTGGTGGGATGTGGACCCTTTGCGCTAGTGACGGCGGCGGCCGGGGAATCGCCGCCGTTGGCGTTGGTGGTGCTGGTGGAGTGCCGGAGCTGGCTAACAGCGGGAAACTCATGAAGTCTACTGAGTTGTAATCTGCATACAATATTCATAATCTTTTAGCGGTTAATAGGATATAGTATCATTTAAAAGTGGGGCTCAGATCAAATAACTTTTTCGCTCGcatagttttatatttttgcaacatAACTTTTTTAAAGTCTTGCCCATAATTTGTGGCCCATTAGGCATAAGTTCGATGGCTAAAGATATAACTATATCAGCTTACTTAAAAGGCAATGTTCAATTTTATGTTTGAAAGAcctggttttttttttttagatcaaCCAATTTAACTATATAAATAGTTTAGAATTAATTCTGAAAACTTATGTAGCCTTTCAGGGGGAAAACTGAAGATCAACCAATTTAACTATATAAATAGTTTAGAATTAATTCTGAAAACATATGTAGCCTTTCAGGGGAAAAACTGATTAGTCAACTTCGAGTATTTAACATCTTGCAGTGGTATTTCCTTTTCTAAAACCTCCTGTACCAATGGTCATGATTAGAGAaaggtatagaaaataaagaCCAAGAATGGAGAGCATATTTGGTAAACTGAACCACAACATTAACAAATAAGAGATCTAGTAAGTAGGATCAAGAAGAGTATTCATTCTCAGGAGATAAGTAAAATCTCTTCATTTTATGGCTGAATGGAATATTTACACATGAAAGCTTGTTCTATTCTATGAAGAACTGGACTTCAACTATGTGACTAATACGCATTTGCCTCCCTCATTTCTTTTTGGAAGCATTTGCTATATTACATATACTACATTGCTTACAAGTTTCCTATTCGCAATACATTTTTGAATTGGAAGCACGCCTTTCTGAAGCATTTTGCCGCTTTGATGCTGGAAAATGCCTTGCTTCCTTAAAACCAGCAGGCATTCTGTGCCTTAGCATTGCATGTGATAACCT comes from Capsicum annuum cultivar UCD-10X-F1 chromosome 2, UCD10Xv1.1, whole genome shotgun sequence and encodes:
- the LOC107859491 gene encoding pentatricopeptide repeat-containing protein At1g11290, chloroplastic, producing the protein MSFPLLASSGTPPAPPTPTAAIPRPPPSLAQRVHIPPHIYKHPTAILLELCNSMKELHQILPQIIKNGLYNEHLFETKLVSLFTKYGSLNDATKVFDFAKLKNEPMYHTMLKGHTHYSSLDCSLGFYARLRYDNVTPVIYNFNYLLKACADNFDVLKGKQVHAQLILHGFSDSLFAMTSVVNLYAKCGMVGDAYKMFDRMPERDLVCWNTVSSGYAQNGMPKRALELVVRMQQEEGGNRPDSVTVVSILPACAAIGSLRVGKSIHGYVFRNGFESLVNVLTALVDMYAKCGSVDIARLVFDRMDSKTVVSLNAMIDGYARNGYYDEALIIFRRMLDEGYKPTNVTIMSTLHACGESKNIELGQYVHELVNQLGLGSNVAVVNSLISMYCKCQRVDIAAELFENLKERTLVSWNAMILGYAQNGCVMDALTHFCEMHLQNIKPDSFTMVSVSTALAELSVLRQAKWIHGFSVRTCLDRNVFVATALVDMYAKCGAVHTARKLFDMMDDRHVTTWNAMIDGYGTHGFGKEAVELFEEMRKGHVKPNDITFLCVISACSHSGFVEKGRNYFALMQEEYCLEPSMDHYGAMVDLIGRAGRLSEAWNFIDNMPISPGLNVYGAMLGACKIHKNVDLGEKAADKLFELDPDDGGYHVLLANMYATASMWKKVAKVRTMMERKGIQKTPGCSLVDLRNEVHTFYSGSTSHPQSEKIYAYLEKLFDRIKAAGYIPDTDSIHDVEDDVQEQLLKSHSEKLAIAFGLLNTSAGTTIHIRKNLRVCGDCHTATKYISFVMKREIIVRDMHRFHHFKDGACSCGDYW